Below is a window of Xyrauchen texanus isolate HMW12.3.18 chromosome 1, RBS_HiC_50CHRs, whole genome shotgun sequence DNA.
ACTGatgcagttttatttgtattttgtagttTAAAAGActcattttatattataaattgtGTAAGTGGTTTTGATCTAGAAAGTGGTAAGCATTTGTTCAGTAATGACCAATTTGAACACACCCTTTCTTAAGATGAAACTATTATCATTAGTTTTAATACCATACCTAATTGAAGCAATACATCGATAATTTGATTCATGCAGATCTGAAAATGGCATGCATTTGCTCGGAAAGGATGAACCCATGATGATCAGTTGTATTGGCTTCTCGGCAGAGTATAATTTCTTTGTTGTCTGATCCACGTACTCATGATGCAGTGAGATACTTACCATACACAGATTAAAATCCTTTGCCCTCCCTCATCTGTGGCAGTGTTTCAGAGACAGATAATTTGCGTTTTGTTGTCTGATAACagttctgttgtgtgtgtgtgtgtgtgtgtgtgtgtgtgtgttcaggtgtaTCAGATATCACGTAAAGTGCATTGGAGTGTTGACTCCATAGATCCATCTTTTAGACAAAGAAAATCCTAATCTCTTAGGGATATTGACGACAGCCTAAACCCACTGATTAGACACAGACACCAAACATAAGACAAATGTACTCATCAAGAATTCATGATGGACTGGTTTCCATAGAATTTAAATGACAAGTTAATATTTTTACCTGAGAACTCTCTGGACGGTTTGTTCTACTATGGAATTCAAGTCTACTCTGGAAAAACGTGTTAatctattttttttgtttacacagTTTAGATGGCCATGTGTGCAGCAAATTCTTCATTACGGAGATGTCAAACTTGCTTTGATCAGGGCCTACTTGATTATATGGTGAGTCGGTGAGAGGAATTTCAATTGATCTTTATCTCTTTTGTAATAGAAATGTAGATCATCTAAATGTAGATTTATATGTATGTACACTGTGCAAGAGGATGTTCTCTCCAAAGTTTGTGCCAATTTTGGACCTGCAAAGGGAGAGCTCAAACTTTATTGACAttggttttgtttttcagttgccTATAGTAATTTTATTTCTtcaaatatttcaatttaatatTGCAAACAACTTCACAACATACAAAATGAATTATATTAATCCAGAACACGTCAAtgaataaattttatatatattttatatatatattttttttcaacttgtggggataaaaaaataaacagcaaagCTTTGACAACAGCACCTTGACATAGTATGTATTTCCAACATTACCTTGAGAAGTTGAGGATAGTAAACAGACAGTACTTAGAGGAGGAAATCCTGTTATGGTTGAGAATGTAAACGGAATGTTTTGGTCAGAAATCAATTCCTTGTTTTCCCAAAGTGGACAGTTTCTCAATTCACAATTGAAGCAGCATGCAAgttatttcctcttttttttctccttgtATGTAATTCTTCCTCACCCCATCCTCTCCTCATCTCTCAAAATCTTGGCAACGTAAAACACACAATGTCTTGAGGAATGTGATATAGTAATTTGAACTGGGCGCAAATGACTTATCAGatcttttttaattgtttacaaGGTCATGAATATGTTCAATAAATAGACTGTAGTATCACTTTTACTGTATAAACGTAATCTTTTTTACATGCAGTCCATAAAATTTTCATCTGACGGAATAATTTACCCTGTTATGTATATATACAAATAGatattttctcttttctctctcttttttagaaCTCTCAATAAAATCTATACATTTTGTACACTATCTGCCCCTTTTAATGGTCAATGTGCATACACATGAAGTGTCTATCCGTATAAACCGCCAGCCGATCTTCCTTTTGCTATCCATGGTAAGGGCTCGCACATAAGACTGGGTTGTCCGGCATTGCGAGTTATAGTGACGTTTGTCTATTCCTCGGCAGCCCTCTTTTGTGTACCCTAAGGGGTTGCATTTGGTCTCGTAAAAGTATTGCTTCAGCTGACCATTAGTCACAGGGAACTTTTCCAGAACAGTGACTGTCTGGCCAGACATATCAATGGCTGTCTTTTTGTCCACAGCTGTCACCCACTGGCTAATACTGTCACAAACGCTGAGCTCCCCTCGCCGCGTTGGGTCTGAGTGCCGCCGCACACGCATTGACATGTTGGCGGCATCCAGGTAATTTTTGTATTCCTCCAAGAGAAACAGTAATGGTGGCTCCAAAGGCACTTGATTGCTGATCATCACCCGCGAGGCATACAGGTCAACGTCCTTCGAGTCTGCTGCGACTGTGGCATCAGAACCACCCCCTCCTTGGCCTTGGTTGGCCCCAGGCCCTAGTTGCTGCCTTGCATCCCCTTCCACCTCTAGCAACTCCTCGATCACCTGCTCGAAAGTGTCCGTGAGCAAGTGTAGCCCCCCACCACTCTGTGGAGTCCCGTGGCCTCGGCTGCCTGAGGTGACAGCAGCGGCGACGGCGGCAGCAGCTACACCCAGGTAGCCCTCAGACCGGTGCCCCCCCTGCACTCCCGGGATCTCTCTCATGGGTGCAGCTCTCATGCAACTGAAGTATGAAATAACCATAGTAACGAACAGGATGGTCATCACTCTTCTAACCTGTTGGAACTGGGGACAGGGACAAGACAAGTGGGACATAA
It encodes the following:
- the LOC127650138 gene encoding brain-derived neurotrophic factor-like, which gives rise to MTILFVTMVISYFSCMRAAPMREIPGVQGGHRSEGYLGVAAAAVAAAVTSGSRGHGTPQSGGGLHLLTDTFEQVIEELLEVEGDARQQLGPGANQGQGGGGSDATVAADSKDVDLYASRVMISNQVPLEPPLLFLLEEYKNYLDAANMSMRVRRHSDPTRRGELSVCDSISQWVTAVDKKTAIDMSGQTVTVLEKFPVTNGQLKQYFYETKCNPLGYTKEGCRGIDKRHYNSQCRTTQSYVRALTMDSKRKIGWRFIRIDTSCVCTLTIKRGR